TTTTTCCTCTTTGCTAATCACCAGTCACCAACTACTATTTACTCTTGCGGTGGTTTTGGACGTTTGGTCGGTTTGGGAATGGGGGCTTTGGGAATGGGTTTTTGAGGCATGGGTGTAGAGCTATCAGTCTTACGGACGGGACGTGGGGTCTCGAATTTACCTCTACCTCCACCTTTGTTATATCCTCCTCCCGATCGCGCGCCGAAGGGTTTTTTCATCGGTTTTCGGAAGGGTTTAGGCAAAGTAGCGATCGATGTACCTTCTTGTACGACGAGATCGTCAGCTTGTCTGAGAACGTGAAACTCCCAAAACTGACCTACAGCTTTTGTTTTCAGCACGCCCTGAAGATTGACTTTAAAAAACTTGGGTCGATCTGATTCTTTGCGTGGCGCTTGCTTGATTTTCACGACCAGCCGACTATCCCCCGCAGACTGAAAAACGACTTCACCGCGTACAGAAAAATAACCATCTTCGGCGTTGTCGATCGGTGCAGAATCCGCTTCTGAGGGTGCTGCTTCGCTGGTGGGAGTTTCTTCTGGGGTTGGTTGCTTTGCTAGGGTTTCTGGTTCCCAAACTCCGACAATTTGAAGGTGCAATTGATTATCTTTTTGTCCCGTGCGCGGGTAAACCACCCACAGGTGTTCTGCCTCTAAATCTATGTGCTTTCTGACTAAGCTAATAATTCGCCCTAGCAGTACGGCTTGCAGTTGAGTACCATCATGCGCCAGTAATGTTCCTTGCGTGAATTGTTCGGAGCTGGCTTGATAGCGACCGCGTACTAGACCAATGGCACGATACTGCATTGGTTCGCTTGGGGGTGGAATTGGCTGCTGGCGGTTTGCTTGGTTTTCCTCTGCTACAGTCTCGGTTGGAGGCTGTTGAGAATCGGAATCGGAAACTTGGGAAGACGGAATCAGGTCGGAATTCATAAAAACTCCTTAGCGGCGGAGACAAATCCCATTTGGGACTATTTTTATCCTGCTGCCCGCAAATTCGAGCGGCGGATAATTTAAGTTACGTTTTGTATGCTGTCGGCAAGCGTAGCTCATTGGCAAGAAGTAAACTAAGCGTGAGCGCAGCATAACATATCACTACAACCCCAATTGGTTGTGATGTTACCCTAGATCGGAAAATCGCTATTTTACAAAATCTGCACTCGTGCAGGCAACTAGGTAAATTAACCCCCTTTCGCTCGGCAACGAGCAATTAGCATTCTGAATGTTAGCTTTTAAGATATGGAAGTAGAGTTCAAAGCGATATCGTGTCACAGCCATCCCGCAGTCGTTGGTTCATCAATCTTGTCTTGGCGCTAGGAGCCGTTTTCTTTATTGGGGCTTCGATGTTACCCCTGTTAGAAGGCATAGTCAAAGATAGTCAGCCAGCGCAGGAAGCTACGCCCACTGCTAGCCAGACAGCGCGAACGCAATCTTCATCTCCACTGGTGAATCAGGCACAAGAGTACGAACTCGTTCTAAAACAGGAGCCAGATAACCAAGCAGCACTGAAGGGATTAGTAGAAGTTCGCGTCCGCCAGAGAGACTTTCAGGGTGCGATCGCACCTTTAGAAAAACTGATTGCT
This window of the Chroococcidiopsis thermalis PCC 7203 genome carries:
- a CDS encoding tetratricopeptide repeat protein, with translation MSQPSRSRWFINLVLALGAVFFIGASMLPLLEGIVKDSQPAQEATPTASQTARTQSSSPLVNQAQEYELVLKQEPDNQAALKGLVEVRVRQRDFQGAIAPLEKLIALNPNEGLYHLVLGQVYAAQKNSDRANAAFDRAMQIDQKDYRPILGKALLLKEQGKPEQAKPLFEQAAALAPSPSEKEQINNLANPQPTPAPAVPQQKQK